A genomic region of Echinimonas agarilytica contains the following coding sequences:
- a CDS encoding OmpA family protein, whose protein sequence is MKYYIVALISALAWGSSANTGEMVEKNYLYYVGGHIGHAEMDGSHPVDGGNELKRGPFFGGEFGMRPFSNDHIELRFRVEHSQLDVADQKSDESAMWYAADVLYFLNNNYNYIFIGPHYQDFDSNSQTGAQLGLGARYHFTPEWAMTGEVQGLYGFDDETTDFMASIGIQYFFGSKSVPSSFSDDDQDGVANHIDDCLHTPAGYSVDNTGCTLFREQAIVEKVTVHFENDSAEVPASYYNNVADIADFMKQHPQLNIVVEGHTSLVGSEQYNQRLSERRAEAVKDILIHRYQTDASRVSTMGYGETQPLVEPETSAKDEAENRRIMVEMSVKEAAPISQIEL, encoded by the coding sequence ATGAAATATTATATCGTTGCGCTGATATCTGCGTTGGCATGGGGAAGCAGTGCCAATACCGGTGAAATGGTTGAAAAAAACTATTTGTATTACGTGGGTGGCCATATTGGACACGCAGAAATGGATGGTAGTCACCCTGTTGATGGGGGCAATGAACTTAAGCGAGGCCCATTCTTTGGCGGTGAATTTGGCATGCGCCCTTTCTCAAATGACCATATCGAGCTGCGCTTTCGAGTAGAGCACTCACAACTGGATGTGGCTGACCAGAAAAGTGATGAGTCAGCCATGTGGTATGCCGCAGACGTATTGTATTTCCTAAACAACAACTACAACTACATTTTCATTGGCCCACATTATCAAGATTTCGATAGTAATTCCCAGACCGGAGCACAGTTAGGCTTGGGGGCGCGTTATCACTTTACACCAGAGTGGGCGATGACAGGTGAGGTGCAAGGCCTTTATGGTTTTGACGATGAAACCACAGACTTTATGGCTTCTATTGGCATTCAGTATTTCTTTGGTTCCAAGTCAGTTCCATCAAGTTTTAGCGATGACGACCAAGATGGGGTTGCGAATCACATTGATGACTGTTTGCATACGCCAGCGGGCTATAGTGTGGATAACACAGGGTGCACATTATTCCGTGAACAGGCTATTGTCGAAAAAGTCACGGTTCATTTCGAAAACGACAGCGCTGAAGTCCCTGCTAGTTATTACAACAATGTGGCTGACATTGCCGACTTTATGAAGCAACATCCACAGCTTAATATTGTGGTTGAAGGCCATACATCGCTGGTAGGTTCGGAACAATATAATCAGCGCTTATCTGAACGTCGCGCGGAAGCTGTCAAAGATATACTGATTCACCGTTATCAAACCGACGCATCTAGGGTTTCAACGATGGGATATGGAGAGACTCAACCATTAGTGGAGCCTGAAACGTCAGCTAAAGATGAAGCTGAAAACCGACGAATAATGGTTGAAATGTCAGTGAAAGAAGCTGCTCCTATTTCTCAAATTGAGCTTTAG
- a CDS encoding type I secretion system permease/ATPase: MVNQKTDEWRVSGKENAHLDPLLDALTFLSKWYGNPVARDDLAAGLPLQDNRFTPELFMRAASRASLSARMLKRSLADIKPELLPAVLLMRDKSAVILQSVDQQRARIIVLESGEGETTIDLDELGNSYEGYALFVKPQVRFDERAPETLENKDEHWFWGTLKRSWRIYRDVLVASFLISLFALASPLFVMNVYDRVVPNNAVDTLWVLAIGVLLVFVFDFILRQLRSHFIDVAGKKSEILISASILERVLGVKMASRPPSVGAFARHLQEFDSIREFITSATITAVIDVPFTLVFFIIVAMLGGWIVAIPLAMVAIIIAYSAWAQGPMSRAVDEAGRMSSLKNATLIEALNGLETIKLTGAEGQMQQRWEQANGHIAEWNANSRRYATSVSSVASLCLQATTVFLIVAGVYLINIGELSMGGLIASVMLSTRALQPMAQVAQLATRYNQTKSAFVMLNDIMKLPVELPEEKRFLYREKLLGNIDLKDVNFHYPDQQNMALNDINLSIKAGEKVAIIGRIGSGKSTLGKLITAMYEATRGSISFDNVDGRQLSPSHIRHMMGVVPQDVTLFYGTLRDNLTLGVPWVSDDAVLRAAELSGVAEFAARHPQGLDMSIAEQGSNLSGGQRQAVALARALLLDPPVLVFDEPTASMDNTSEVRLRNRLADIVPDKTLLLITHKSSMLSMVDRLIVVEQGRIIADGPKAVVQDALRSGRLQVDKT, from the coding sequence ATGGTGAATCAAAAAACCGACGAATGGCGCGTTTCTGGGAAGGAAAATGCACATCTCGACCCATTGCTCGATGCGCTGACTTTTCTCAGTAAGTGGTACGGCAACCCTGTGGCTAGAGATGACTTAGCCGCGGGCCTACCCTTGCAAGACAATCGCTTTACACCTGAATTGTTTATGAGAGCAGCATCAAGGGCCAGTTTGTCTGCACGCATGTTGAAACGTTCTTTGGCTGATATCAAACCTGAACTTTTGCCGGCTGTATTATTAATGCGCGACAAAAGTGCTGTGATCTTGCAATCAGTCGATCAACAGCGCGCGCGCATCATTGTGCTGGAATCAGGCGAAGGTGAAACCACAATTGATTTAGACGAACTAGGCAATAGCTATGAAGGCTATGCATTGTTTGTGAAACCCCAGGTGCGTTTTGACGAGCGTGCCCCCGAAACACTAGAAAATAAAGATGAACACTGGTTTTGGGGGACTCTCAAGCGCAGTTGGCGCATTTATCGGGATGTGTTGGTCGCTTCTTTTCTGATTAGTTTGTTTGCGCTGGCGAGTCCGTTGTTCGTGATGAACGTGTACGATCGAGTCGTCCCTAATAATGCTGTTGATACGCTTTGGGTACTGGCTATTGGGGTTTTACTGGTGTTTGTATTTGACTTTATTCTTCGCCAGCTTCGATCTCATTTTATCGATGTAGCCGGGAAAAAATCAGAGATATTGATTTCGGCCAGCATATTGGAACGTGTGTTGGGCGTTAAAATGGCATCGCGCCCCCCTTCAGTGGGTGCTTTTGCGCGTCACTTACAAGAATTTGATTCCATCCGAGAGTTTATTACATCCGCTACGATTACGGCAGTGATTGATGTGCCATTTACCTTGGTGTTTTTTATTATTGTGGCAATGCTCGGAGGTTGGATTGTTGCGATTCCTCTGGCTATGGTTGCGATTATTATTGCCTACAGTGCTTGGGCGCAAGGGCCGATGAGTCGCGCAGTGGATGAGGCTGGTCGAATGTCTAGCCTTAAAAATGCCACTCTTATTGAAGCCTTGAATGGTCTTGAAACCATCAAGTTGACCGGTGCAGAGGGGCAAATGCAGCAACGTTGGGAGCAAGCCAACGGCCATATTGCTGAATGGAATGCAAATAGTCGCCGCTATGCGACATCGGTGTCGAGTGTTGCTTCTTTGTGCCTGCAAGCCACAACCGTATTCTTGATTGTGGCTGGGGTTTACCTCATTAACATTGGCGAGTTATCGATGGGGGGGCTCATCGCTTCAGTGATGTTATCGACTCGTGCACTGCAGCCTATGGCGCAAGTGGCGCAGCTGGCCACTCGCTACAACCAAACCAAGTCAGCTTTTGTCATGCTCAATGACATTATGAAACTGCCTGTTGAACTCCCTGAAGAGAAACGGTTTCTCTATCGCGAAAAGCTACTGGGCAACATCGATTTGAAGGACGTCAATTTTCATTATCCAGACCAGCAAAATATGGCCTTAAATGACATTAATTTGTCGATTAAAGCGGGCGAAAAAGTTGCCATTATTGGTCGTATTGGTTCGGGTAAGTCGACCTTGGGTAAACTGATAACTGCGATGTATGAAGCCACACGAGGCAGCATCTCGTTTGATAATGTGGATGGTCGTCAGCTAAGCCCGTCTCATATTCGGCATATGATGGGCGTGGTACCGCAGGATGTGACCCTGTTTTATGGCACACTTCGCGATAACTTGACCTTGGGTGTTCCTTGGGTGAGTGATGATGCCGTGCTCAGAGCTGCAGAGCTCTCTGGTGTTGCTGAATTTGCTGCGCGACACCCACAAGGACTGGACATGAGTATAGCCGAGCAAGGTTCTAATTTGTCAGGAGGTCAGCGCCAAGCCGTGGCATTGGCAAGAGCACTGTTGCTTGACCCTCCTGTATTAGTGTTTGATGAGCCGACTGCATCGATGGATAACACCAGCGAGGTTCGCCTAAGAAATCGGTTGGCGGATATCGTGCCTGATAAAACGCTACTTTTGATTACCCACAAGTCATCTATGTTGAGCATGGTGGACCGACTGATTGTAGTGGAACAGGGGCGTATCATTGCGGATGGACCCAAAGCCGTGGTGCAAGATGCGTTGCGCTCTGGGCGCTTGCAGGTGGATAAAACATGA
- a CDS encoding bifunctional diguanylate cyclase/phosphodiesterase, with translation MSLYRQVLLLLIMITVLSLTAVMTLNLKNSATYMEGQLRVTAESALTSLGMRLAPILQPYDQALAESTVWAAFDGAYYKSIEVLVYENDETIRRVNSAQPGDVPEWFTQLFEFEPVIAEAPITNGWNEVAHVRIEGHPGYIQQQLWSLGQRLLMFYGGLFVLCAAVAALVLRWVISKPLGHIERQVHAIEERDFTYRIPNPATPELKRVVKAMNHLTGLLSERFQSNAKQLELLRVKVQQDGETHVSNRRYFVSELNVRIDEREPLAVVMLSLLERDKIRKNNGYKAWLDILKSTVRALESVFKEDGVVIGRLSETDFAVLVPVLPDDDLSARLSDISSKMAGLYRVGIAPHEAVSVLAGIVVRTDEYVTDVFTRLDQALRDAHSVGINPWLWAEPGDNQKLRSGQEWVDLLHERLKLNDLELSYQPLVKSLGEGPIHHEVYARIHDETGQSLSAGLFVPVIDQFDLGSKLDRAVIERIFENDNITIPVVMNVSLSSVRDTHFLKALAEVPDNRRSLLIFEVTEVSVSRDLRAITSFVTVLRSLGFGFGVDNLGVGSRSLDYLTVLRPDYVKLAPSLCRHVDPETTSIITAIGNTVHNLNIPVYGTSVESDEQLEAILKAGVDGFQGYITKRV, from the coding sequence ATGAGTTTGTATCGTCAAGTATTGCTGCTGCTCATCATGATCACAGTTTTATCGCTGACTGCGGTTATGACGCTGAATCTAAAAAATAGCGCCACATACATGGAGGGCCAATTGAGGGTCACGGCGGAAAGTGCCTTGACCTCTTTGGGTATGCGATTAGCTCCCATTCTGCAGCCGTACGACCAAGCTCTGGCTGAATCAACGGTGTGGGCCGCATTTGATGGCGCGTATTACAAAAGTATTGAAGTATTGGTATATGAAAATGATGAAACGATTCGCCGCGTCAACAGCGCTCAACCTGGTGATGTTCCAGAATGGTTTACGCAGCTATTTGAATTTGAGCCTGTGATCGCCGAAGCGCCAATTACTAATGGTTGGAACGAAGTCGCTCATGTTCGTATTGAGGGGCATCCAGGCTATATCCAACAGCAACTGTGGTCACTTGGGCAACGCCTATTGATGTTCTACGGGGGCTTATTTGTGTTATGCGCGGCAGTAGCGGCTTTGGTATTGCGTTGGGTTATCTCTAAGCCATTGGGCCATATCGAACGCCAAGTACATGCGATTGAAGAACGTGATTTCACTTATCGCATTCCAAACCCTGCAACGCCTGAATTAAAGCGGGTTGTAAAAGCCATGAATCATCTCACTGGGCTGCTAAGCGAGCGGTTCCAATCCAATGCAAAACAGTTGGAGTTACTGCGTGTTAAGGTTCAACAAGACGGTGAGACGCACGTTTCAAATCGGCGTTACTTCGTCAGTGAGTTAAATGTGAGAATTGATGAGCGAGAACCATTAGCCGTGGTGATGTTGTCGTTACTTGAGCGCGACAAAATTAGAAAGAATAACGGTTACAAGGCATGGTTGGATATTCTGAAATCTACGGTGCGAGCTTTAGAAAGTGTATTTAAAGAAGATGGTGTCGTCATCGGGCGTCTATCTGAAACTGATTTTGCTGTGCTGGTACCAGTGCTTCCCGATGATGACCTATCGGCACGTCTGTCTGACATTTCAAGCAAAATGGCAGGACTGTATCGAGTTGGGATTGCCCCGCATGAAGCGGTATCGGTGTTGGCTGGTATTGTGGTTCGAACCGATGAATATGTCACTGATGTATTTACTCGGCTTGACCAAGCGCTTCGAGATGCACACAGCGTTGGAATTAACCCTTGGTTGTGGGCGGAACCCGGAGATAATCAGAAACTTCGTTCCGGTCAGGAGTGGGTTGATCTTTTGCATGAACGATTGAAGCTCAATGATCTTGAGCTCAGTTATCAGCCACTTGTTAAAAGTTTGGGAGAAGGCCCCATTCATCACGAGGTTTATGCGCGGATTCATGATGAGACAGGACAATCATTGAGTGCAGGCTTATTTGTTCCTGTGATCGATCAGTTTGATTTGGGTTCGAAGCTTGATCGCGCTGTGATTGAGCGTATTTTTGAAAATGACAACATCACGATCCCTGTGGTGATGAATGTATCCTTATCGTCTGTTCGGGATACCCATTTCCTTAAAGCCCTAGCTGAAGTGCCAGATAATCGCCGTAGTTTACTTATTTTCGAAGTCACTGAGGTATCCGTGAGCCGAGACTTACGCGCAATTACCAGCTTTGTAACCGTATTGCGATCGCTTGGCTTTGGCTTTGGGGTCGATAATCTGGGGGTTGGCAGTCGAAGCCTCGATTACTTAACAGTATTGCGGCCTGATTACGTCAAACTCGCGCCATCGCTGTGCCGTCATGTTGACCCCGAAACAACGAGCATTATTACCGCGATAGGGAATACCGTTCATAATTTAAATATTCCCGTATACGGCACCAGTGTTGAGTCTGATGAGCAGTTAGAGGCGATACTGAAAGCCGGTGTTGACGGCTTTCAAGGTTATATCACCAAACGTGTTTAG
- the glpQ gene encoding glycerophosphodiester phosphodiesterase, translating to MNLLKSIFVVLSLLICANAIAVDIIAHRGASGVLPEHTLVSVAYAHAAGADYIEQDVVLTKDDIPIVMHDIYLEQTTNVADIFPKRKREDGHFYAIDFTVQEIQYLEVHERVAPGTNKPIFPNRFPLQMTQFRVPTLEQEIKLIQGLNHSTRLDVGLYVELKNPQWHRDNGKNLATHTLGLLAQYGYENADDNAFIQSFDAKELKLIFTQQLTNLKLIQLIGENDWNLAETDFDAMKTSEGITEVATYAAGIGPWWKQLLMLSDDKIITTDLTRFAHQHKLLVHPYTFRIEEVPAKAHDYEHLLKVIVQTLQVDAIFTDNPLRTAKFVSRSVILNDFKHEPKAGKR from the coding sequence ATGAACCTATTAAAATCAATTTTTGTGGTTTTAAGTCTTTTAATATGCGCAAACGCAATTGCTGTAGATATCATTGCTCATCGCGGGGCTTCAGGTGTTTTGCCCGAGCACACCTTAGTCTCGGTTGCGTACGCTCACGCCGCGGGTGCCGATTACATTGAGCAAGATGTGGTGTTAACCAAAGACGATATTCCAATCGTAATGCATGACATTTATCTAGAACAAACCACCAATGTGGCCGATATTTTTCCAAAAAGAAAACGCGAAGATGGCCACTTCTATGCCATTGATTTTACCGTGCAGGAAATTCAATACTTAGAGGTGCATGAGCGCGTAGCCCCAGGCACCAATAAACCCATCTTTCCGAATCGATTTCCGTTGCAGATGACCCAATTTAGAGTGCCAACCTTGGAACAAGAAATTAAATTAATTCAAGGACTCAACCATTCGACAAGGCTGGACGTGGGACTCTACGTTGAATTGAAGAATCCACAATGGCACCGCGACAATGGTAAAAACCTAGCCACACACACCCTCGGACTATTGGCTCAATATGGCTACGAAAATGCGGACGACAATGCATTTATTCAGAGCTTTGATGCGAAAGAGCTCAAATTGATATTTACCCAACAACTCACAAACTTAAAACTGATCCAATTGATTGGTGAAAATGATTGGAACCTTGCTGAAACTGATTTTGATGCGATGAAAACAAGCGAGGGAATAACCGAAGTGGCAACTTATGCAGCGGGAATTGGTCCGTGGTGGAAACAACTTTTAATGTTAAGTGATGACAAGATCATCACCACTGATTTAACCCGCTTTGCTCACCAGCACAAATTACTGGTTCACCCTTACACTTTCAGAATAGAAGAGGTTCCCGCCAAAGCGCATGACTATGAACACCTACTCAAAGTCATCGTGCAAACCTTACAAGTCGATGCGATATTTACCGACAATCCACTCAGAACTGCCAAATTTGTTTCAAGATCCGTTATTTTGAATGATTTTAAGCATGAACCTAAAGCAGGAAAAAGGTAG
- a CDS encoding transglutaminase-like cysteine peptidase encodes MPRAFSILILTWLSLCLAVGVYSANQELDFSKIIQTLNSKYGQDAATRGASWQKLIQKNLSSYEVVQLKAVNDYFNGFLFAEDSVVWKKNDYWATPVEFIGRGAGDCEDFTIAKYFTLLEMGFPQEKLRLMYVKAVRYNQHHMVLTYYHKRGAVPLVLDNIDPEIKPATERGDLIPIYSFDADYLWLAKARGEGQLVGGSERLSLWKDLRQRLSEFVKQGADLTVSADKETP; translated from the coding sequence ATGCCAAGAGCGTTTTCAATATTGATACTCACATGGTTGTCGCTTTGTCTTGCGGTGGGCGTGTACAGTGCCAATCAAGAGCTCGATTTCTCTAAAATCATTCAGACGCTCAATAGTAAATATGGCCAAGATGCTGCTACCCGTGGAGCGTCATGGCAGAAACTCATCCAAAAAAACTTAAGTAGCTATGAAGTCGTTCAGCTCAAAGCTGTGAACGACTATTTCAATGGTTTTTTGTTTGCTGAAGATTCTGTGGTTTGGAAAAAGAATGATTATTGGGCAACACCTGTTGAGTTTATAGGCCGAGGAGCCGGAGACTGCGAAGATTTTACCATTGCAAAATACTTCACCTTACTTGAAATGGGGTTCCCGCAAGAAAAATTACGTTTAATGTACGTCAAAGCAGTGCGTTACAACCAGCACCACATGGTGTTGACCTACTACCATAAGCGCGGTGCGGTGCCTCTAGTACTGGACAATATCGACCCTGAAATCAAGCCTGCGACTGAGCGGGGCGACCTCATTCCAATTTATAGTTTTGATGCAGACTATCTGTGGCTTGCAAAAGCACGCGGTGAAGGCCAACTTGTGGGGGGTTCTGAGCGCCTGAGTCTGTGGAAAGATCTCCGTCAACGATTATCTGAATTTGTTAAACAAGGTGCTGACCTTACTGTTAGTGCCGATAAGGAAACGCCATGA
- a CDS encoding FKBP-type peptidyl-prolyl cis-trans isomerase, which yields MKVAKDNVVILHYSVHSQETLLDSSLDGEPLNIIQGHGQLIPGLEAALDGKAKGDTFTVEIEADQAYGQRHETLMQAVSKEMFEGMDVQAGMQFRATTEAGDQSVIVLDVTDDEVIVDGNHPLAGMDLTFDVEVVDVREATAEELAHGHVHSAGGCGHNH from the coding sequence ATGAAAGTGGCCAAAGATAACGTTGTTATATTGCACTACTCGGTTCATTCGCAAGAGACATTGCTCGATTCATCACTTGATGGCGAGCCGTTAAATATTATTCAAGGCCATGGCCAGCTCATTCCAGGCTTAGAAGCCGCGCTTGATGGCAAAGCTAAAGGCGATACCTTTACAGTTGAAATTGAAGCCGATCAGGCTTACGGCCAACGTCATGAAACACTCATGCAGGCGGTTTCAAAAGAAATGTTTGAAGGTATGGATGTACAAGCAGGGATGCAGTTTCGCGCAACAACAGAAGCGGGCGATCAATCAGTTATCGTACTGGATGTGACAGACGATGAAGTCATTGTGGACGGAAACCATCCATTAGCAGGAATGGATTTGACCTTTGATGTGGAAGTGGTTGATGTGCGTGAAGCTACGGCTGAAGAACTCGCACATGGCCATGTACATAGCGCTGGCGGTTGTGGCCACAACCACTAA
- a CDS encoding TolC family outer membrane protein has translation MKSSFLSAAFCCFVTVFGHPVQASSLPNIVELAVQTHPQLIQSDRKVREGEQIVEQAKGGYLPSVDITADWGYEVVDTPSTRASQTDDETWNNGRIGFEARQMLFDGQATSNDVRRTEAFTQAREYERQGMTQSIALAASQVYLDVLRHRQHYELSKINLENHRVIYQQISSRVERGVGTKADQSQIESRLNNAESNVIAAQNNLLDAEASYQQVIGELAPHQLQPFSFNAAMLPRSLADAEEQVRLGNPIVLASRADIKEAESRYDYSKSSYYPEVDLVLFGDYGEDLDGTNGSNKNYGAMVQMRWNIFRGGSDKASERASAFVVEQARAINSNTHRDARQRLKLSWSAFQMLERQEKFLAQYAAASERTRDSYKKEFNLGKRTLLDLLDSENELFGAQNQHLDARIDYELSKARILEAVGELYQQLTSAQ, from the coding sequence ATGAAGTCTTCATTTTTATCGGCAGCGTTCTGCTGCTTCGTAACGGTGTTTGGGCACCCAGTTCAGGCTAGTAGCCTTCCCAATATTGTAGAGCTCGCAGTACAAACGCATCCTCAATTAATTCAGAGTGATCGCAAGGTTAGAGAAGGTGAGCAAATTGTCGAGCAAGCGAAAGGCGGGTATTTACCATCAGTTGATATAACCGCCGACTGGGGGTATGAGGTCGTTGACACGCCATCGACACGCGCGTCGCAAACTGATGATGAAACTTGGAATAACGGCCGAATTGGTTTTGAAGCGCGTCAAATGCTGTTTGATGGTCAAGCTACATCTAACGATGTGCGTCGAACAGAGGCGTTTACTCAAGCTCGAGAATATGAACGCCAAGGCATGACGCAAAGCATTGCTCTTGCCGCCAGCCAAGTCTATCTTGATGTATTACGCCATCGTCAACATTATGAATTATCTAAAATAAACTTAGAAAATCATCGTGTTATTTATCAGCAAATTTCGAGTCGAGTAGAGCGAGGTGTCGGCACTAAAGCCGACCAGTCACAAATTGAAAGCCGCTTAAATAATGCCGAGTCTAATGTCATTGCTGCGCAAAATAATTTACTTGACGCAGAAGCCTCGTATCAGCAAGTGATTGGCGAATTGGCTCCGCATCAGCTGCAACCGTTCAGTTTTAATGCCGCAATGTTGCCGAGATCTTTGGCCGATGCAGAAGAGCAAGTGAGGTTGGGTAATCCTATTGTTCTTGCCTCAAGAGCTGATATTAAAGAAGCTGAGAGCCGTTACGATTACAGTAAGTCTAGCTACTACCCAGAAGTCGACTTGGTCTTGTTCGGTGATTACGGTGAAGATTTAGACGGCACCAACGGCAGTAATAAGAACTACGGTGCTATGGTGCAAATGCGTTGGAATATATTCCGTGGAGGATCTGATAAGGCCTCCGAAAGAGCGTCAGCTTTTGTTGTTGAACAAGCTCGCGCGATCAACAGCAACACCCATCGTGACGCACGCCAGCGACTCAAGCTCTCTTGGTCAGCCTTTCAAATGTTAGAGCGCCAAGAGAAGTTTTTGGCTCAATATGCCGCAGCTTCTGAGCGAACGCGCGACTCGTATAAAAAAGAATTTAACTTAGGCAAGCGAACATTACTTGATCTTCTAGATTCTGAAAACGAATTATTTGGTGCACAGAATCAACACCTAGATGCACGTATTGATTATGAATTGTCTAAAGCTCGCATCTTAGAGGCGGTGGGTGAGCTTTACCAACAACTTACGTCCGCACAATAA
- a CDS encoding HlyD family type I secretion periplasmic adaptor subunit, which yields MKQQPTDQELSLMSDRSAAMLLNTPKGARTMLWSIGIFLVLALMWAAFAEIDEVAVGSGKVIPSQQMQVIQNLEGGIVAEIFIKEGQAVEVGTPLIRLDDTLLNSEFRERNRSYDDHRVIIARLKDEIASVDTFANSVSEEEQTVIVSDAFLSEFDEELPTLTKRERRVLRGRINGLTSAMEVLEQQREQAENDLSALQGKLVSVTRSYHLAEQEIELMRPLVEEGVVSQIEFLQKLREENNLKGEMNAARLAIPKARNTIEETLEKREEVAAKFRSESLRDLSRFESESGKIVESRVGLEDKVNRTLVRSPVNGTIQKLNINTVGGVVQPGMNLVEIVPIDGKLLVEAKIKPEDIAFIRNDLSAVVKFTAYDFAIYGGINGKVVNVSPDTVLDEEGNSFYLVRVETEKSYLGNEQAPLPIITGMLTSVDIMTGKKSVLDYLLKPITRARANALRER from the coding sequence ATGAAACAACAACCAACCGATCAAGAGCTCAGTTTAATGTCAGATCGCTCTGCTGCTATGTTGCTTAATACGCCGAAAGGTGCCCGAACCATGCTTTGGTCCATCGGTATTTTTTTGGTGCTTGCGTTGATGTGGGCCGCGTTTGCTGAAATAGATGAAGTTGCAGTGGGTTCTGGGAAAGTCATTCCATCGCAGCAAATGCAGGTGATTCAGAATCTTGAAGGCGGCATCGTTGCGGAGATTTTTATCAAGGAGGGGCAAGCGGTTGAGGTTGGTACCCCTTTAATTCGTCTTGATGATACCTTGCTCAATTCAGAGTTTCGTGAGCGCAACCGTTCGTATGACGATCATCGGGTGATTATTGCTCGCCTTAAAGATGAGATTGCATCAGTGGATACCTTTGCCAATTCAGTCTCAGAGGAGGAGCAAACTGTAATCGTCAGTGATGCATTTCTGTCTGAATTTGATGAAGAACTCCCCACTTTAACAAAGCGTGAGCGGCGAGTTCTTCGAGGCCGAATTAATGGCTTAACAAGTGCTATGGAAGTGTTGGAGCAGCAACGAGAGCAAGCTGAAAATGACTTGTCGGCATTGCAAGGTAAGTTGGTTAGCGTGACACGCAGCTATCATTTGGCCGAGCAAGAAATTGAGTTAATGAGACCCTTAGTTGAAGAGGGCGTTGTATCTCAAATTGAGTTTTTACAGAAACTTAGAGAAGAGAATAACCTCAAAGGCGAAATGAACGCTGCACGTTTAGCCATTCCTAAAGCACGGAATACCATTGAGGAAACGCTAGAGAAACGTGAAGAAGTCGCCGCTAAATTTCGCTCCGAATCGTTGCGTGACCTCAGCCGTTTTGAATCTGAAAGTGGAAAAATCGTTGAGTCCAGAGTGGGGTTGGAAGACAAGGTAAATCGGACTTTAGTGCGCTCACCTGTGAACGGAACCATTCAAAAGCTCAACATTAATACTGTGGGTGGAGTGGTGCAGCCGGGTATGAATCTGGTTGAAATTGTACCCATAGATGGCAAGTTGCTCGTTGAAGCCAAGATCAAACCCGAAGATATTGCCTTTATTCGCAATGATCTCTCTGCTGTTGTTAAATTTACAGCATATGACTTTGCTATTTATGGTGGCATCAATGGCAAAGTTGTGAATGTGAGCCCAGATACAGTGCTTGATGAAGAAGGAAACAGCTTTTATCTTGTGCGTGTTGAAACTGAGAAAAGCTATTTGGGCAATGAACAGGCTCCGTTGCCGATTATTACCGGAATGCTGACTTCGGTAGACATCATGACGGGCAAAAAATCCGTTCTGGATTACTTGCTTAAACCGATCACGCGAGCGCGTGCTAATGCTTTGAGAGAACGGTAA